A region from the Vicia villosa cultivar HV-30 ecotype Madison, WI linkage group LG3, Vvil1.0, whole genome shotgun sequence genome encodes:
- the LOC131661158 gene encoding brassinosteroid LRR receptor kinase translates to MNIFSLLPSLHPLKMKPLYSTNTLLLLLALFLLHLGPSHSSSSTSASQLLYFKQSLPNPSLLHDWLPSKNPCSFTGITCNQTTVTSIDLTFIPLNTNLTVVATYLLTLDHLQTLTLKSSNITSSPISLSHTKCTPSLTSIDLSQNTISSSFSSLSFLSSCSGLKSLNLSNNQLDFDSPKWSLSSSLRFLDVSNNKISGPGFFPWILNHDLEFLSLRGNKVTGETDFSGYKTLKHLDISSNNFTVSIPSFGDCSSLEHLDISANKYFGDITRTISPCKNLVHLNLSGNQFTGPVPSLPSGSLQFLYLAANHFAGKIPARLADLCSTLIELDLSSNNLTGPVPREFGACTLLKSFDISSNKFSGELPMEVLTEISGLKELAVAFNEFSGPLPESLSKLTGLESLDLSSNNFSGTIPKWLCGEELGNNLKGLYLQNNVFTGSIPSTLSNCSNLVALDLSFNYLTGTIPPSLGSLSKLRDLIMWLNQLHGEIPQELRDMSSLENLILDFNELSGTIPSGLVNCTKLNWISLSNNRLSGEIPPWIGKLSNLAILKLSNNSFSGRIPPELGDCPSLIWLDLNTNFLTGPIPPELAKQSGKIVVNFISGKTYVYIKNDGSKECHGAGSLLEFAGINQGQLGRISTRNPCNFTRVYGGKLQPTFTLNGSMIFLDVSHNMLSGTIPKELGEMVYLYVLHLSHNNLSGSIPQELGRMKNLNILDLSYNKLQDQIPQALARLSLLTEIDFSNNFLSGLIPESGQFDTFPVSKFQNNSGLCGVPLPPCGADSGGGAGSQHKSHRRQASLAGSVAMGLLFSLFCVFGLIIIAIETRKRRKKKEAAIDGYIDNSHSGNGNNSGWKFTTAREALSINLAAFDKPLRKLTFADLLAATNGFHNDSLIGSGGFGDVYKAQLKDGSVVAIKKLIHVSGQGDREFTAEMETIGKIKHRNLVPLLGYCKVGEERLLVYEYMKYGSLDEVLHDPKKAGIKMNWSVRRKIAIGAARGLAFLHHNCIPHIIHRDMKSSNVLIDENLEARVSDFGMARLMSAMDTHLSVSTLAGTPGYVPPEYYQSFRCSTKGDVYSYGVVLLELLTGKRPTDSDEFGDNNLVGWVKQHAKLKISDVFDKELMKEDPNLEIELLQHLKVACACLDDRPWRRPTMIQVMAMFKEIQAGSGMDSQSTIATEDEGFNAIEMVEMSIKEVPESIKH, encoded by the coding sequence ATGAACATATTCTCTCTCCTTCCCTCTCTACACCCACTAAAAATGAAACCCCTCTACAGCACCAACACTCTCTTACTCCTCCTTGCTCTATTCCTTCTCCACTTAGGACCATCccactcttcttcttcaacttcagCCTCTCAACTTCTCTACTTCAAACAATCTCTCCCTAACCCATCTCTCCTCCATGACTGGCTCCCTTCCAAAAACCCATGTTCCTTCACCGGCATCACCTGCAACCAAACCACCGTAACTTCCATAGACCTCACCTTCATCCCTCTCAACACAAATCTCACCGTCGTCGCCACCTACCTTCTCACCCTCGACCACCTTCAAACCCTCACCTTAAAATCCTCAAACATCACTTCCTCTCCCATTTCTCTCTCCCACACCAAGTGCACTCCCTCACTCACCTCCATAGATCTATCACAAAACACTATATCCTCATCTTTCTCCAGCTTATCTTTTCTCTCCTCATGCTCCGGTCTTAAATCTCTTAACCTCTCCAACAACCAGCTCGACTTTGATTCTCCGAAATGGAGTCTCAGTTCGTCTCTCCGGTTCCTCGACGTCTCCAACAACAAGATTTCCGGCCCTGGATTCTTCCCTTGGATCCTTAACCATGACTTAGAGTTTTTATCTCTCAGAGGAAACAAAGTCACCGGAGAAACCGACTTCTCCGGTTACAAAACTCTCAAGCATCTTGATATTTCCTCTAATAATTTCACTGTCTCTATACCTTCCTTCGGTGACTGTTCATCCCTCGAACACCTCGATATCTCTGCAAATAAATACTTCGGCGACATTACCAGAACTATCTCGCCGTGCAAAAACCTCGTCCATCTCAACCTCTCCGGCAACCAGTTCACCGGTCCAGTTCCTTCTCTTCCTTCTGGCTCCCTACAGTTTCTCTACCTTGCCGCAAATCACTTCGCCGGAAAAATTCCGGCGCGTCTGGCTGACCTCTGCTCAACTCTCATCGAACTCGATCTCTCCTCCAACAACCTCACCGGTCCAGTCCCACGCGAGTTCGGCGCGTGCACTTTGTTGAAGTCGTTTGACATATCGAGCAACAAATTCTCCGGCGAGCTTCCGATGGAGGTTTTAACTGAGATTAGTGGCTTGAAAGAACTGGCGGTGGCGTTTAACGAATTTTCTGGTCCACTTCCCGAGTCGCTGTCGAAGCTAACGGGTTTAGAATCGTTAGATCTGAGTTCGAATAACTTCAGCGGAACGATTCCGAAGTGGCTTTGCGGAGAAGAATTAGGGAATAATTTGAAGGGACTTTACCTACAAAATAACGTTTTCACGGGTTCTATTCCTTCAACGCTGAGTAACTGTTCTAACCTCGTTGCTCTTGATTTGAGTTTCAATTACCTCACGGGAACCATTCCTCCGAGTTTAGGTTCGCTTTCGAAGCTTCGCGATTTAATCATGTGGTTGAATCAGCTTCATGGCGAAATTCCTCAAGAGCTTCGAGATATGTCCAGTCTCGAGAATTTGATTCTTGATTTTAATGAGTTGAGTGGAACCATTCCGTCGGGGCTTGTGAATTGCACCAAGCTGAATTGGATCTCGCTGTCGAATAATAGGCTTAGCGGGGAGATTCCTCCGTGGATTGGAAAGCTTTCGAATCTTGCTATTTTGAAATTGAGTAATAACTCGTTCTCCGGGAGGATTCCGCCGGAGTTGGGTGATTGCCCTAGCTTGATATGGTTGGATCTGAATACAAATTTTCTTACGGGACCGATACCTCCAGAGTTGGCTAAGCAATCGGGGAAAATTGTGGTTAATTTCATCAGTGGGAAGACGTATGTTTACATTAAGAATGATGGGAGTAAAGAGTGTCATGGAGCTGGGAGCTTGCTGGAATTTGCAGGGATTAATCAGGGACAATTGGGGAGAATTTCAACAAGGAACCCTTGTAATTTCACTAGGGTTTATGGAGGTAAGCTTCAGCCTACGTTTACGCTTAACGGCTCGATGATCTTTTTGGATGTTTCACACAACATGTTGTCTGGTACCATTCCTAAGGAACTTGGTGAAATGGTATATCTCTATGTTTTGCATTTGAGTCATAATAACCTATCTGGTAGCATTCCTCAAGAGCTTGGTAGGATGAAGAATCTCAATATTCTTGATCTTTCTTACAATAAGTTACAAGATCAAATTCCACAGGCCTTAGCAAGGCTTTCATTGCTCACTGAGATTGACTTCTCCAACAATTTTCTCTCTGGATTGATTCCGGAATCTGGTCAATTTGACACGTTCCCAGTTAGTAAGTTCCAGAACAACTCCGGTCTTTGCGGTGTTCCTCTTCCACCGTGTGGGGCGGACTCGGGAGGGGGTGCGGGTTCGCAGCATAAGTCTCATAGGAGACAGGCTTCTCTTGCAGGGAGTGTGGCAATGGGATTGCTTTTCTCTCTTTTCTGTGTTTTCGGTTTGATCATTATTGCTATCGAGACAAGAAAGAGGAGGAAGAAAAAGGAGGCAGCTATTGATGGTTACATTGACAATTCTCATTCTGGCAATGGCAATAATTCTGGCTGGAAATTTACCACTGCCCGCGAAGCTCTCAGCATTAACCTCGCAGCGTTTGACAAGCCACTTCGAAAGCTCACTTTCGCAGATCTTCTAGCAGCAACCAATGGTTTTCACAATGACAGTCTCATTGGTTCAGGTGGTTTCGGTGATGTGTATAAAGCTCAGTTGAAAGACGGAAGTGTCGTGGCCATCAAGAAACTGATACATGTAAGTGGACAAGGGGACAGAGAATTCACAGCTGAAATGGAAACCATTGGGAAAATCAAGCACAGAAACCTTGTTCCTCTACTGGGATATTGCAAAGTTGGAGAGGAAAGACTGTTGGTTTACGAGTACATGAAATATGGAAGTCTAGACGAAGTCCTGCACGACCCGAAGAAAGCTGGGATCAAGATGAATTGGTCAGTGAGAAGGAAGATTGCAATTGGAGCTGCAAGAGGGTTGGCTTTTCTTCACCACAACTGTATCCCACATATCATTCACAGAGACATGAAATCAAGCAATGTCTTGATTGATGAAAATTTGGAAGCCAGGGTCTCTGATTTTGGTATGGCTAGGCTTATGAGTGCTATGGACACACATTTGAGTGTAAGCACATTGGCGGGTACACCGGGCTATGTCCCTCCAGAATACTATCAAAGCTTTAGATGCTCCACTAAAGGCGACGTTTATAGTTATGGTGTAGTTTTGCTGGAGTTGCTGACGGGGAAAAGACCAACCGATTCAGATGAGTTTGGCGATAACAATCTTGTCGGATGGGTTAAACAACACGCCAAACTTAAAATAAGTGATGTCTTTGATAAAGAGCTCATGAAAGAAGATCCCAATTTAGAGATCGAGCTTTTGCAGCACTTAAAGGTAGCTTGTGCTTGTTTGGATGACAGACCTTGGAGGAGACCTACAATGATTCAAGTCATGGCAATGTTCAAGGAAATACAAGCAGGTTCAGGAATGGATTCTCAGTCTACTATAGCCACCGAAGACGAAGGTTTCAACGCCATCGAAATGGTTGAAATGAGCATAAAAGAAGTCCCTGAATCAATCAAGCATTAA